A window of the Hevea brasiliensis isolate MT/VB/25A 57/8 chromosome 6, ASM3005281v1, whole genome shotgun sequence genome harbors these coding sequences:
- the LOC110661531 gene encoding endochitinase PR4 codes for MCCSTEANLCCSQYGYCGTSDPYCGRGCKEGPCYSTPTPSTPSSSVSVADVVTPDFLNGIINQAARNCAGKNFYSRDTFLSALNSYSDFGKIGSDDDSKREIAAFFAHVTHETGHFCYIEEIDGASKDYCDEKNTQYPCVAGKNYFGRGPLQLTWNYNYGPARQSNNFDGLNAPETVANDPVVSFKTALWFWMNNVRPVVTQGFGATIRAIKGAIECNGGNSGAVQARIGYYTDYCNQFGVSPGDNLSC; via the exons atGTGCTGCAGCACAGAAGCCAATCTGTGCTGCAGTCAATACGGCTACTGTGGCACCAGTGACCCTTACTGCGGCCGAGGATGCAAAGAGGGTCCTTGCTATTCTACGCCTACGCCCAGCACACCATCCAGTAGCGTTTCCGTGGCTGATGTAGTTACTCCTGATTTCCTTAACGGGATAATCAATCAAGCCGCCCGGAACTGTGCCGGCAAGAACTTCTATAGCCGCGATACATTTCTCAGTGCTCTCAATTCATATTCTGATTTTGGCAAGATCGGTTCAGACGATGATTCCAAGCGCGAGATTGCTGCTTTTTTTGCTCATGTTACGCATGAAACAGGAC ACTTCTGCTACATCGAGGAGATAGATGGAGCCTCCAAGGACTACTGCGACGAAAAAAACACGCAGTACCCATGTGTTGCAGGCAAGAACTACTTTGGCCGAGGACCTCTTCAACTGACATGGAACTATAACTATGGACCAGCTAGGCAGAGCAATAACTTTGATGGGTTAAACGCTCCTGAAACTGTGGCCAATGACCCAGTTGTGTCATTTAAGACTGCTCTCTGGTTTTGGATGAACAATGTTCGCCCTGTTGTAACGCAGGGCTTTGGTGCGACTATTAGAGCCATTAAGGGTGCAATTGAATGTAATGGTGGAAATTCCGGTGCTGTTCAGGCTCGTATTGGCTATTACACAGATTATTGTAACCAGTTTGGTGTTTCACCTGGAGACAATCTTAGTTGTTAG